A single Saccharolobus shibatae B12 DNA region contains:
- a CDS encoding class I SAM-dependent methyltransferase produces MSDEWIKIFESDFYVREMIKVWDEGEKWANWIDEVVNKYKLEKKVLDVPCGIGRVSYFLANRGYKVTGIDISERMISMARANIQNGKFIVGDMRKIKEILGDEKYDLVINIYNSLGYYSEEDDLKILESLRNSTRKILVTNLDNRDYIIYNRPNEYYTYIPPYLVYSKVDFEQETSRLLIYRKYYINDQEVGEITYKQRLYSIHEILALLKKAGLQPVEVLSGYSWKKFSIMDPEMTIIATPA; encoded by the coding sequence ATGAGCGATGAATGGATTAAGATCTTTGAATCTGATTTTTACGTTCGTGAGATGATAAAGGTATGGGACGAGGGAGAGAAGTGGGCTAATTGGATAGATGAAGTAGTAAATAAGTACAAGTTAGAAAAGAAGGTTCTTGATGTGCCTTGTGGAATTGGTAGAGTTTCATATTTTCTCGCAAATAGGGGTTATAAGGTTACTGGAATAGATATTTCAGAAAGAATGATATCGATGGCTAGAGCTAATATTCAAAACGGAAAATTCATAGTAGGAGATATGAGGAAAATAAAGGAAATACTTGGTGACGAAAAATATGATCTTGTGATAAATATCTATAATAGTTTAGGGTATTATTCTGAAGAAGATGACCTAAAAATTTTAGAATCGTTGAGAAATAGTACTAGGAAAATATTAGTAACTAACCTAGATAATAGAGACTATATAATATATAATAGACCCAATGAATATTACACTTATATACCGCCATATTTAGTTTACTCTAAAGTGGACTTTGAGCAAGAAACTTCAAGGTTATTGATATATAGAAAATATTACATAAATGACCAGGAGGTAGGAGAGATAACCTACAAGCAAAGATTATATAGTATTCATGAGATTTTAGCTCTACTCAAAAAGGCTGGATTACAGCCAGTAGAAGTACTATCAGGATATTCCTGGAAGAAATTCAGCATAATGGATCCGGAAATGACAATAATAGCTACACCAGCTTAG